A single Neospora caninum Liverpool complete genome, chromosome VIIb DNA region contains:
- a CDS encoding putative RNA recognition motif-containing protein, with translation MTALLVFIAFAALAQPGDATWFVPSHLRDAVQDQWTVGSPSNAQCVNGQHFCQVPWTGGRRPTLTLQGPSGKCAFLYDFREDLTPMCYGDPSTFIAENGCLFRLGSSAPSHIHLVSAPPVFAAPAFLADVFSWRTRPRRAPPPRPTNSHSLHPLSLLHGEEGGKSEPGFLAASLHFASAVHRRSPLSLAPLHPSVSGGASSSALRVYRNKFLHINPVRRVKHLKRNSGRSHVHELARERYLLHRQKDVRDYYRMKLRPHVDTCPHSQRNAAVKKPYRGVNEARKEENRRLNADDDLRDETRIASLRAFLDSQAALVQAAREADKAMGTELKDLEGDRDGTQKRGTEAAADANEAGSLLPGLQDTGKKAGEGECWASFSEVRNACEELQRLLRKRRMLRPLGSHKLFVSGVDDRLMNSDLEDFFDFFFRKTRVKLNKNPDGTHRGSGLIVFETTLDATQCLLQFNGIRIGAKRLFLAEALGPALKPKVKKEYVLPAFPFGPSAAQAGAGCDNVRAR, from the exons ATGACCGCTCTACTCGTCTTCATAGCGTTTGCCGCGTTGGCACAGCCTGGTGACGCAACCTGGTTCGTTCCGTCGCATCTGCGGGACGCCGTCCAGGACCAATGGACAGTAGGATCTCCCTCCAATGCACAGTGCGTGAATGGACAGCACTTCTGCCAAGTACCGTGGACAGGTGGCCGGAGACCCACTTTGACTCTCCAGGGCCCGTCCGGTAAATGTGCCTTCCTTTATGACTTCCGCGAAGACCTAACGCCAATGTGCTACGGAGATCCATCGACATTTATTGCGGAGAACGGATGCCTCTTTCGACTTGGTTCCTCAGCGCCATCGCATATCCATCTTGTCTCGGCGCCACCGGTCTTCGCGGCACCTGCCTTTCTTGCAGATGTATTTTCCTGGCGCACCCGCCCGCGGAGAGCACCCCCGCCCCGCCCGACAAATTCTCACTCATTGCATCCCCTCAGTCTGCTTCACggtgaggaaggcgggaagtCGGAACCCGGTTTCCTCGCGGCATCCCTCCACTTTGCCTCTGCTGTCCAtcgtcgctctccgctctccCTAGCTCCGTTGCATCCTTCCGTATCAGGTGGTGCTTCTTCATCGGCACTGAGGGTGTATCGCAACAAGTTCCTCCACATCAATCCCGTCCGAAGAGTGAAGCATCTAAAAAGGAACAGTGGCCGTTCTCATGTACATGAACTTGCGCGCGAGCGCTACCTGCTCCACCGCCAAAAAGACGTGAGAGACTACTATCGAATGAAGCTTCGGCCGCATGTCGATACGTGCCCACATAGTCAGCGTAACGCGGCTGTCAAGAAGCCTTACCGAGGCGTTAACGAAgccagaaaggaagagaaccgACGGTTGAATGCAGATGACGACTTGCGCGACGAGACACGAATTGCTAGTCTCAGGGCCTTTCTCGACTCCCAAGCTGCTCTGGTccaggcagcgagagaagccgatAAGGCCATGGGAACCGAGTTGAAAGATTTGGAAGGAGATAGAGATGgcacacagaaaagaggaaccgAAGCGGCAGCAGATGCGAACGAGGCAGGGTCACTTCTGCCGGGACTGCAGGATacaggaaaaaaggcgggagaagggGAGTGTTGGGCCTCCTTCAGTGAAGTGAGAAATGCGTGCGAGGAACTGCAACGGCTACTACGGAAGCGTCGCATGCTCCGACCGCTGGGAAGTCACAAGCTCTTCGTGAGCGGAGTAGACGACCGCCTCATGAACTCCGATCTAGAAGACTTTTTCGATTTTTTCTTTAGGAAAACCAGGGTCAAGTTAAACAAGAACCCGG ATGGTACACACCGAGGAAGTGGACTCATCGTGTTTGAGACGACTCTCGATGCGACGCAGTGCCTTTTACAGTTCAATGGCATCCGCATTGGTGCGAagcgtcttttcctcgccgaGGCACTGGGACCGGCACTGAAACCGAAGGTGAAAAAGGAATATGTTCTGCCTGCTTTCCCATTCGGCCCTTCCGCAGCCCAAGCTGGAGCGGGTTGTGATAACGTCAGGGCGCGGTGA